The Magnolia sinica isolate HGM2019 chromosome 11, MsV1, whole genome shotgun sequence DNA window ggtttggatagaagtcccttgtgatggacctcgtagcctgcgatactacgtactatcatctcgacttcacactttagcttggtcatttcattcgcaccgcatattacattacatctgcggcatatggcattttgggttgctccgtttctgtacttatatggcctagacggtcTTAGTAGGATTtgaatattgcattgcatctttagtatacgatatttggctcattatgatctacattgcgtactctgatattgtatgactcatgggctTACCGGTATATTTCTGCTCACttcgatatcgtatgattcatgatcttgatagtatttctgacattatataattatggcattatattgaatatttggcacttatcttgtgcacacacttacaccaccctctaagctttctataagtttatgcacgatagatgtgtgcaggtggcgttaggtcacagcagcattgagcttgaagcgtgcagcggtcttttgaagctttgattttcgatatatgtatttccgtTTTAGtaatgtattcaactgtttatattagtggatatgtgatgatgatgttgcttttgtgatttaggcaaacttgtggttatgcttcttataagataaatgtacggtggaaaatcctccttgtaagatctcaggatcggaatctggcataggcgcgttaggagccaagaatggggtactacggaggctgttggcaccagattcggcgatcgaaaattttgtgagcccgatttccgattTTGGAGCGTGACATATGTTTTACACCCATATGGATTAAATCAACCATTCGACATTGAAATAGACAAGGTATATACTCCCGTATGGATGCTTTTGCCATGCTTTCTAGATCATACTGTCTACCCTGGAATATTGCACAGAAGGAAGAACTTATTGGGAAAAAAACTTTTTTCTCGATTGCAAGACTTGTCTCTTACTTTAGAGGTGTTATATGATGCTTGATTGGGAGAAACAATATGGATTTGTTCGACCCAGAAGTAGTAATGGTTGGTCCACATTATGTAGTTTAGGGGAGTCTTGGGTCCAATATACATATCTGATTTTATCATTTCTGTAGTGTTTTTATTATTTCATAATACTAATGATTTAGTGCAGATGTGAAATATTTCAGATTGTAGGTGGATATGAACATACTATACGTGCAAAACTCACAGTCTCACAAGAATCATATGGTATGACTGAGATTCTAACCTATGAATTTGAAAGAAAATGTATGAGCTGCAAACTTCCATAACACATcttgtttatttttctatttagtGTAAACATTGGCTtgattctttgatttttattttattttattttatttttgcatcaAGAAACATCACAAAGGAAGGTGGAACTGTAAGCATGATTTTCACCATATCACTTGGAAAATTCTTTGAATTTCAGATTCGCTTTGCTAGACCACATAGATGATTAAGGGTCCTTCTAACTTTTCCTTCAAATTTGCTTTGGATTTGAGTGGTGAATCATTGTCCTCTTGATGGCTAGGACCAAATCTCCTTTGCGAAAAACTCAGCGGTGtacccccccccaccccccctttTTTAATATCAAACATCAAACTCATCCAACATGTAAGCCAGACCCTACCAAGGAATTTAAAATGTCTCTTTTAGTGGAAATGGATTCCAACAGGAAACTAAATCCAAGTATTTACATGGGCCCAAACGCAAGAATTTACATTTACCTATGGTTTTCATTTCCATAGTGGATATTTTCCAGGCACCCAAACCACTCTTTATGAATTGAAGTGGTTAGGATTTTGCTATCTATTGGTGAATCTTTATGGTTTTTAGATTATGCCATGGTTGATTCTGGCTTGGGCATATTCTTTTGGAATGAAAATTGACATGTTTGATCAATGGCTGTTTTGCCTTTGCAGGCACTAGCATCTCAATCTCAGTGACTCAACTTGTTGCAGGAGCTATTCGCCGATATAGCTTTAGAGGTTGATGTTCGAGCTAGGGGTAAGGAGCCAATGCATTCTCTGCTTTTCTCTCTCCTGAGTGTGCATGCTCAATAGTTCTGTTTTGGCCAAAAGTTGTTGGTCGGGGCTCATCTTCAATTGGAGATTTACGTAGTGCTTCTGTTCAACAACAATTGGCTATTCATTAGTTATTAAGTTGGCTTAATTTGATGCCTTCTCTTTCACTAATAGTTGACTGGATGCAAGTGAGCTTTGTAATATTACAAGTTCTAAGGAAATCCAAGGAAAATAAGTATGCTTAAACATCAATGATGAGCCTACACAACTTGAAAGGATTTTTATTATCATGATTCCAAAttcatgtgatcattccccaaTGAAGACTTTTGAgattatttttgatttttttgaaaaagtgtAATTATTACCATAAGCTCAAATTACTATGATCATTCCTAATGAAGATGATGGCCAATCTATCATAACTTGCAATATCGTCCTATTTGTCCCCTTAAATGACAGGCTATAAATTTATTTGTATTTGGAACTATTCAATTGATTGCCcatgtaaatattattttaatattcattCCCATGGTCGCCAAGAGAAGGGAAATGACTATAGCATCAAACAAAGAAGCTGATCAAGTGATCTTTGAAATCTAGGTTATTTCTAGATGCTTGGTTATTCATTTTTCAAATTTGGGCCATAAGGTCATTTGTTACAATTTCTGCAGAAAGATGATGATTTCCAGATTATCTATACTTAATTGCTTGCTCGTACTCATTTACTTAATGCAGATGACTGTAATGTGTTCAACCAGATCCAACCCAAAAAGGAGTCATCTTTGCTCAAGGCAATTGATTTTGGGTTGTCTGTATTCTTTTAACCTGGTAAGGCCTTGGGATTCCTTGCTTGTAACTATCTATCACTATGGATGATTCATCCTCCATTCATTAGCTGTCATTCTGAAAtgtttttcatgcaatttgtgtTATTCTGTTGGGAGATTTTAGCATTGAAACTTTGGGGATTTTCTACAGGGGAGCGGTTTACGGAGATAGTGGGCAGTCCATATTACATGGCACCAGAGGTAAACTACGGCCCAGAGGTCGATATCTGGAGTGCTGGAGTGATTCTTTACATCTTGCTTTCTTGAATCGAACATCATACATTGCCTCAATTCAccttgtactgtttatttttttcttccatcAGTTCTAAATCTCTTTTCTTCATGAGCTCTAGTAGTAAATAACTATTGCATTCTTTCTTTCAAGTTAACAAACCAAATCTTCCACTTGCAAAATCGATTTTCAGGTTTTTTTGGAAACAACAGCTTGTTTGATTCATGACTGCCATCCCAAAAAAGCTATAAACTTCTTAATGTGTATGTTCATCTGACTCATTTGTACTGAACTTATAGCTTTAATATGTATTGGATGCAATATTGAGTTGAATTCCAATCtctaactttgataccaattaatttctttttgctattttgtCTTGTAGGCTTTAGGAAGGGATGAATGGGAGTTAGAtggttggattttttatttttatttttatttttatttttggaactatTTAATTGCTTGCCcatgtaaatattattttaatatttattccCATGGTCGCGTCAGCTCTAGTAGAGAAGAGAAGGGAAATGACTATAACATCAAACAAAGAAGCAATCTGCATCTTTTGGATTGCACCACATGCAGTTCCTGATCATATTCGGGCTAATAAATATGTTCACAGTAGTGGGCCTCATTGAGCTCTTTTACAAAAGCAATCGAGTCAACTTTAACTAAAAAACAGGCAAAAATCATACCCGAGTTTTGTTTATAATTGGTTTTCCAAATCCATTGATCCACTCACTGcatacatccattagatcctacgCCCAACGATTGGCTGATTGGCTGGATTGTTTGAAAAAATCCAGTCCAGTTGGTTGTCACAAGGTGTCTTACTAAGgagaattgtgggtcccaccatgatagcCATGAATCTCACATACTTAAAAGTCCTTCACTAAATGAGAAAAATAATTGATACTTCAGCGGAGTATGGAATCCATGCGAATGCACATCGGTAGCCATTCAAATGGTGGCCGTGTTGTATTTGTGTCATAACTACAAAATCATACTGAAGGATGACCTTAGCCGTTCAATAAGTGACCATCAATGAAACGGATccaatgagagaaaaaaaaaaaaaaaaaaaaacaacggtcTTCATTCAACACAGAGGTTCATTCATCAGGGAATATGAATTTTCCAATCAAATCTTATTTTTGAGCTTATTCCCAGCTGCAGTAGGTCAGTTTCTTGGATAGTTGAGATTGAGTTATCCTACACACGTGCTTTCTAGAAACGTACAGGTGCATTTGCTTTTGAATGCCACTGGTGCACCGGCGCTTTGATTGCCCTTTACCCGCATTTATGCCAGCGGCAAGTACAACCATCAGTAAAGGTCCTAACCGCTGGTAAAGCCTTTACAGATGCCACCTTTACCGGCTGTTACCTGACCATGAGCGAAGGCTTTGCCAGTGGTTTTCTGGGCCTTTACCGGCCAGTTTTCTTCTAGTGTGTATTTACCGCCACTGAACCCAGCATCTGTTAGGTTGGCATTATTGATGGCGTCACCAAATTCTTTGAAACCAGAGGAATCTGGCTGCCTACCACCTAGCCTCCCCGATTGGTCTACAATGGCATTAAACTCCCCACAAACAACCCAAGCTCCCAGTCTGGGCCCAGCCAAGCCTTCTAGATCTGCCCACAAAAGTCGTCTCATATTCTTAGAGCACTTCGTGTAAACCACTGATATGAGGACCTTATTGGGCGAGCTCCGAAGCCCTACCTTAAAGGATATCATTTGGTTTGAAACTTCAATCTGATCCACTACTAGGGATTCGTGTAAACCACTGATATGAGGACCTTATTGGGCGAGCTCCAAAGCCCTACCTTAAAGGATATCATTTGGTTTGAAACTTCAATCTGATCCACTACCAGGGATGATAGATAGAAAACCCATATATTCCCACCCTCACCCACATTAGATAAAGAGGAATGATAACCAAGCTTTAGCCATGTCCCGACCCTTTATCTTCCCTAATGGTGGAGGCATTACTGCCAGCTTGAAGGCTAAAATGTGACTCTTAGATATCCTCATGGTAGAGACATTTCCCACCCCTCTGGACATTCTACATGAGGATGTTATCCATCTGTGACACATCCTATGTTCACGGCCTTTTTCTTGCGTCTTCCAAGTCTTCCTGTCCAATCCACCTGATTATCCTCCAAAACATACTTAAGGGATTTTTGCCCTCGCCCTGGTCTACCTGGTGActgaatttttcttcttcctGACTTTCTGGAATAAACAGATCTGTGGAAGACCTCACCTCCCCCTGAACTGTGACATCTCTGTCCTGCACTGGAGAATCCAACTGACACAGGGACTCCTGGTGTAGTTGTTCTCCCTGCCTGCATTCCATTGTATTGTTTTTGTTGCTGTTGTTCTGGAAGGCTTCTTCCCAGCACTCCCCTACTGCCCTGATCTAGCTTGGGGATTCTTAGAAAAGAATGGAGATAGATCCACCAGAAGACCCTGATCAAGAGCACTAGTCCCTCTCTGGCTCTGCGATAGAGAAATACAGGCTACTCCATCCAACCCTTCTGCAAACTCACACACAGACAGCTGTTTTGTATATTTGCTAATTTGCGAGGCTACATATCTCTGATCCTGGGAGAACAACGCTCCTTCACTCAGTGGTTCACATCCTACTGACCTGGATTGTATTCCCTTTCTCTTAAGGGATAATGCAGTATCCCTGGGAAGCCTATCTGGGCATTGACCTCGGTTAGGATTAGATCTTACCACCAAAGGGCAATTAACCTGGAGCCTTCTCTCAGTCACTGCTTGGTCCTGGATAGTAGCCATGATTTCCATCACCCTGATTGAGTCAACAGCAGAAGCCTCGAATTCACCCAGGGTGATCGCATCATCCTGGATCTGAACTCCTAAGGGTGGGTCTCCCAAACCTCCTTGGGCTTCTCGGAGAGGGCCATTCACATGAGGCAAAGAATCTGTAGGGCTTGCACATTGATGAATTCCGCAGGCCTGGGCATTCCGGCTGTACCTGCCTCTCGAACAGTGGCTGAACTAAGCCTGGCAATTCGACAAACATCTTCTGCAGGGTTGTCCTGGAGGGAAGTCTCTTGCAACCCAGTCTTTATGGATCTAGCACTACACCCCTTGGGCAGGACCTTCCTGAAAAAGGACAGCCATATGGATCTCAGGTACTCTGAAACTGGCATTTTGTTGAACACCTTGGGCAGGAGCTTCCTGAATAGGACCACCCATCTGGATCTTAGCTATTCTGGAACTGGCATTTTGTCGAACATCTTGGGGGAACTTCTTCAGCATCTACCACTCTAGCCGAATGATGCTTCCACCGAATCCCTCGTAGAACTCACATTTCGTCGATCGACCAGAACTAATTGGGCCTGGAGATTACCCTAAAAAAACACTTCCTGAGGCTTGAGGGGGTCCCCCGTCTCCCGCCATGGGGAGCAGGGGGCTTCTGAAACGctggagagagagggtgagggggGGCCGCCAACCTATTGGTCGATGCATGAAAAACCAACCGGAGATAAATGCAATTGCAATTGGGAAACTAGACCGTCGATATGAATATTGTAGCATGTAATTACTATTCGCTCAGTTCCTCTTCATCAAAATTGCAACGAAATGCAGCTCATGCATCGACCGACTTAACAATTGGACTGTTTAGTGAACTCAGTGCATCCCAAAAACAAATCATCTCAGAAGGAAAACTAGTACCAAACTAATCGTACTCAACAAAGAGCTATAGTACAATGCTATGACCGGATTTCCACCATTTTCATTCGGGCCTGCTTTTACTatctttcagtgatccaaatcattcatctgTTAAACCATGAAGTGGATATGGACAGGATGACAACCTCCTTCCCAGGATATTCCCATCTATCCAATCAGTTCCAACTGTCAAGGTCCACAAACCACAAGATGAATCATCACCGAAATGGGACCCactggatgaatggtctggatcaattcAAGGTCAGCCCAACCATGACATGTCATAAACTGTTTCGCAAAGATTTCAAGAACACATGGAATCTGTCAGATATCCATCAGAGACCAAAAATCTAATTCATTTCACATGCGTTTTAATGGAAGAGTACATCAATTCAAGAACATCaagaaagataagaaaggagaaagaaaacaGAGCAGTCTTTAGATTCCAGTCCTTCATGACTCTGGTAGGGCATGACGCCACTCATGAACGAGTCCATCTTCTCCGGTACTAACCAATAGCCCCTCGACTCGCTTGCTCATATCCAACCCACGCACCTTGCCTGTATGATGCTCGTACTTCTTTATTATTGGAACCGCATTCTCCGGCCCATAATCCCACAGAACCACCTTCCCATTAAACGAGCACGAGGCAATCTGGTACTCCCTATGAGTCGAGAACTTCACCCTAAAGATCTCATCCTTATCTTCCCCATCAAGGACTTTCACAGGGGAGCATGTCTGCCTAATGTCCCACACCTGGATATACGTCATACAAACCGTGGATGTGGCAATACAGGTTTCACCGTGGCTATTCCAGTCACAAGATAGTATAGGCAAATCATCAGCTTTGATGATGATCTCAGCCTTCCTATCACGAATGTCCCAGACTCGTAGATTGCCGTCATTACATGTAGTCGCATGGCTAGTCGGAGAACGGGGATTCCAGGTAACACATGAGACAGACAGAGGGTGGCTGtaggtttggatggtgctgtgtcGATCAACAACCCAATGCTTTACACTTCCGTCCTGACCGGCTGAAAGGAAGGAACCGTCGAATGGATTCCAGTCGACGGAGGTGGTGATGCCGGAGTGTCCGTAGAAGGATCCAAGAGGGTTGAAATTGTGGGGGAGAGCTATGTCAATGAGGTGGGTGGCTCCAGCGCCGGCAGCTATGACAATGAGGTCAGGGTTGGATAAGGACCAGGTGCAGTCGTAGATGGGATCTGTGGTGGCGAAGGTTGCGATTGGCTTTTGAGTTGAATAGTGGATGTGGATACGGCCACGTTTGTGGCGTTCTTCGAATCCGGTGACGATGAGTTGGGAATTTCGGAAGGGGCTGTATTTTACAGAAGTGCAAAAGAATCCCGCTCTGTATGATTtcatggtggtgatggtggtgctGGCAGGGacggtgaagaagaagaagatgatgatgttgGTGTTggagatgaagaggaagaagaaaacgaTTCTCTTTCTTTGTTTGGGATAGGCAACTAGCagatcttgttcttgttctttgtTAGTTATCTGCTCCCGGTTTTTTCGGTTGGAAACGGAAAGGCGTCCGTTGCATTTGGACACGGATTAGGTGCtgtcaggttgagtagcaagattGGATACttaagtgacgtcagcaagttgtggCCTCAAAATCGTGTATttgttgaatccacaccgtcataatttttgagagatcattttaaggcacgatccgaagaatgaggcagatccgacgCTTGAGTGGACcctaccaaagaaaacagtgggacagtgatggccactgttgaaaccttcctaggccatCATGaggtttatttgaaatctaacctattaataagttaacacagacatgaaagaaggaaaagcataaatatcagcttgatccaacctGTCAGTCACATAGCAGCTTCCGATTGCTGGAGCATCATGTATCCCGGATACAGGCAGCCACGTCATAGCCATCCATGCATGTCAAAGTAAGGGTTAAGTTCATATAAAGAGGAGAGAGGATTCGGTGCGGCCTCGGCCTCACCCAagtaccgtggggcccaccttgatatatgtattctatatccatgccgtccatcaatttcttcCACATCAGCTtagggatgagcccaaaaacgaagcagatccagttTTTAGGTGGAACATACCGTATGAAACAGTAGTCATTgatcattaatgagccacaaaagttttggattaacctgatatttgtttcatccattaaTCCAGGTTTTTTCTGACCttgtcaaaaggttggatggcaaataacattacagaaaccttacgatgggcgctaggaagttttaatgacagggcattcaatcaccactattttccagATTTATTATTCTTCATTCCcgaatcatgccataaaataagctggaaaagcAGTTGGAGGCCGTAGATATATAAtatgtacattaaggtgggccaaggtgggccccacaataagagCCATCATTTAATCTGCTCCCCATAAGTAGAGCTGCACACGAACTAAGTTAGCACAGTTAACTTCCTCAACTGGAATTAAAAAAAGCTCGACTTCCTCGACTTGAataaaaaaagctcgatttgacttggtttgaaactgagttcgagccaatcgagctgatttttttagctcgaaaattttttgagccaagttcgagtgcTTACCCGaggttgactcgactcggattgaacctcaactcgaattgactcATATCGAATTGCCCCGATggctcgattattttgatatttatgttgcttgccaagtgtttgatgaaatgactcaatgaagtaccGTTTTGAGTGCATACATTCTCGGCGGGATCGGCTAGTGGTGAGGAAAGACTagatacaaaacaaatcactaaaaaaaaaaaaaaaaaaaaaacttcacattataaaactgtcctcaaatcatgattttgatatggcccacccaacgtttgatgaaatacttgtatatTATTGTTATCGTTTTACATTTTGTGAAAATTTGAAGGTGTGCtctgtgtttgataaaatatcgcATAGGCTCGAAttcagctcgaacttagcttgaaCTGGCCGGAGCTATTGACCTAATCGAGTCaagttggccagtcaagcttgaggattgagctgagccgagtttgagctaaaGTTAGTTACtagccgagtcaagctgtgccaagctcgacttggcttgactcGTATACAACTCTCCTATAAGTAGTGCATTCTCATAAGGAATCACGGACGCGTGCCAATCGGTAGGAAAGTGGCTATTGACAATATTTATCAAAAtaaatgtgttttatctaagctagccatctatttttccatatcattatagagtataagcctaaaaatgatggACATCCAAACCCAAAGTACACCACACCGCTggtaaacagtggagattgaatgctcatCATTGATTTTTTAGGGCTCACCGTAATGTGCATTTGTCATCCCCACTGTTGACTAGGCTACGCACACCTTGACAAAgagaacaaaaatatcagcttaataacttcaaatctactttatttttgtacTCATGACATTAAATactctggaaaaatagatgagcagtcaatctccactgttttctagcggtgtggagattgaatgctcatCATTGATTTTTTAGGACTCACCGTAATGTGCATTTGTCTTCCCCACTGTTGACTAGGTTACGCACACCTCGACGAGgagaacaaaaatatcagcttaaaaacttcaaatctactttatttttggacttaTGACATTAAATACATAGATGAAAGCGTGGATAGCACACACGTCATGTTAGGCACATAGCACTGTCAGTAGCTACCTAGGTGCAGAccctgtcagtacgcaatccgcgtccaggagTCACAGCCAGCCATTCACAGCACGCCACAGCAGCCACATCACAGTTGACACCTTTTCTCGGGGCCTTGTGAATTAAGTCCAGGAGTCGTGTTTGGATTGTATAAAAATAGCGCTACCTATGGTTGGAAATTCAAAAAGGAGTGTGGTATGACCGAATTTCTAGCATTTTCATTTGGGACAGCTTTTCCTATCTTCCAgtcatccaaatcgttcatctgGTAGCCCATGTAGTGGATGTCGACGGGATGACAACAGCCTTCTCAGGACATTCTCATCTATTCCGACCGGCGGAACAACTCCCATCTGCAGGCTATATGCTTTTATCATTACACCTGTCAAAGTGCACAAACCACAACATGCAGATAGGATCTTGAAGAATCATCACAGAAATAATGGTGCCACCGTATGAATAGTCTGGATCAATTCAAGGTCAGCACAAACATGACATTTCATTAGCTATTGTACAAAAGATCTAAGATTTCAAGAACacattgtaagaaatcagtcagAGACCACAAATCTAATTCATTTCACTTGCGTTTTAATGGAAAAGGAATGAGAAAACATCAATTCAAGAACATCAAGAAAgataacaagaagaagaagaagaaggaaaacagAGCAGCTCCTCGAACAAGAATGGGTATTTGGATTCCAGTCCTTCATGCCTCTGGCAGAACATGCTGCCACTCATGAACGAGGCCATCCACTCCAGTACTAACCAATAACCCCTCGACTATCTTACTCATATCCAACCCACGGGCGCTGGCTACGTGATGCTCGTACTTTTTGATTATTGGAACCGCATTCTCTGCCCCATAATCCCACAGAACCACCTTCCCATCAAACGAGCACGAGGCAATCTGATACTCCCTATGAGGCGAGAACTTCACAACACGGACCCCAGCTGTATGTGCCCCATCGAGGAGTTTCACAGGGGATCGAGGCTGCCTGATGTCCCACACCTGAATGTAAGTCATGCGAAGTGTGGTAGTTGCAATTCGAGCTTCACCATGGCTATTCCATTCACAACACAGAATAGGTAAATCATCAGCTTTAATGATGATTTCAGCCCTCCTATCACGTATATCCCAGACACGGACGTTACCATCGTTACATGCAGTTGCATAGTTGTTTGGGCTACGTGGATTCCAGGTGACACGCGAGAGAGATTTAGGGTGGCTGTAGGAATGGATGGTACTGCATCGATCAACAATCCAATGCTTGACATTTCCGTCTTGTGAGGCTGAAAGGAAAGAAGCATCAATGGGGTTCCAGTCGACTGAGGTTGTGATGCCGGTGTGTCCGTAGAAGGATCCTAGAGGGTTGGAATTGTGGGGGAGATTGATGTCAATGAGGTGGACAGCTCCTTTGTCGGCTGCTAAGACGATGAGATCAGGGTTTGATAAGGACCATGTGCAGTCGAAGATTCGATCTGTGGTGGTG harbors:
- the LOC131218126 gene encoding peroxisome biogenesis protein 7-like, producing MKSYRAGFFCTSVKYSPFRNSQLIVTGFEERHKRGRIHIHYSTQKPIATFATTDPIYDCTWSLSNPDLIVIAAGAGATHLIDIALPHNFNPLGSFYGHSGITTSVDWNPFDGSFLSAGQDGSVKHWVVDRHSTIQTYSHPLSVSCVTWNPRSPTSHATTCNDGNLRVWDIRDRKAEIIIKADDLPILSCDWNSHGETCIATSTVCMTYIQVWDIRQTCSPVKVLDGEDKDEIFRVKFSTHREYQIASCSFNGKVVLWDYGPENAVPIIKKYEHHTGKVRGLDMSKRVEGLLVSTGEDGLVHEWRHALPES
- the LOC131218127 gene encoding peroxisome biogenesis protein 7-like codes for the protein MCMDANYPPEYEVTGPNSRATDVKSGKCKEQLSVFNRKNRKHMTNKEQEKEQDLLLAFPKQREITIFFFTIIARTTIINMKSYRSGFNGSSVKYSPFRNSQFIVTGYDHGQNRGRVNIHYSNKKPLASFTTTDRIFDCTWSLSNPDLIVLAADKGAVHLIDINLPHNSNPLGSFYGHTGITTSVDWNPIDASFLSASQDGNVKHWIVDRCSTIHSYSHPKSLSRVTWNPRSPNNYATACNDGNVRVWDIRDRRAEIIIKADDLPILCCEWNSHGEARIATTTLRMTYIQVWDIRQPRSPVKLLDGAHTAGVRVVKFSPHREYQIASCSFDGKVVLWDYGAENAVPIIKKYEHHVASARGLDMSKIVEGLLVSTGVDGLVHEWQHVLPEA